One stretch of Streptomyces sp. NBC_00443 DNA includes these proteins:
- a CDS encoding glycoside hydrolase family 27 protein: protein MTSLALATAISVVLTASAAPAATAHTPVDQGAPDYYDSGLAPTPYMGWNTYYGLGAPTEKEVRAVADRLVSSGLRDSGYDIVWLDGGWQADNPRDTQGRLTAHPDRFPSGIPALVSYLHRRGLKAGIYTDAGTYDGGKTCGLGSRGHYDQDARQFADWKVDAIKVDFLCGIGAKLDPGPAFKEFGDAVAKSGRRMLLNLCNPLTDDWGLPHTPEQDAHNTYAYAPTIADSWRTGTDIAWGTPSPGQWPNVLRNMDANAWHPEAQGPGHYNDPDYLIPMRRMADGSYELTQEESTTQFVMWAEMASPLVLGSDPRTLSESMIRTLRNPEIIAVNQDPLAIQGVRVATDSVGDVYSKVLSGQGRRAVVLLNRSDQPVERIVNFADAALGGAVEVRDLRARADRGTHTGSYTVEVPAHGTAFLKLTGADALPGANLGEKATASPAVVRSGDTLSTFFRGPRGNLVQHSASMNGSGTPRTRDLAGPVRGGILGQPAAYASSGGRIDVFVRGADSRVYRRVFADGRWGGWQSLGGRVTDAPSVAFTDPTHWTLVARGADGRIVQRGPASGWSSLGAPGDRPTYGRPSAVVDAQGRVHVVARTSADDVWTRTRDASGEWSQWTSLGGTVSGSPTLVAVGDAVVLYARAGDYTLWQRRYDGAAWQGWSKREEFPSAAIEGSLGAVAREGGAVDAVFRGVDGYVHRAQFK, encoded by the coding sequence GTGACTTCACTCGCTCTCGCGACCGCGATCTCCGTGGTCCTGACCGCGTCGGCGGCCCCCGCCGCCACCGCGCACACCCCCGTGGACCAGGGCGCGCCCGACTACTACGACAGCGGTCTCGCCCCCACGCCGTACATGGGCTGGAACACCTACTACGGGCTCGGCGCGCCCACGGAGAAGGAGGTTCGGGCCGTCGCCGACAGGCTCGTCAGCAGCGGGCTGCGCGACAGCGGCTACGACATCGTGTGGCTGGACGGCGGCTGGCAGGCCGACAACCCCCGTGACACGCAGGGGCGGTTGACGGCCCACCCCGATCGCTTCCCGTCTGGCATCCCCGCCCTCGTCTCCTACCTCCACCGGCGCGGACTGAAAGCCGGCATCTACACCGACGCCGGTACCTACGACGGCGGCAAGACCTGCGGGCTCGGCAGCCGCGGCCACTACGACCAGGACGCACGGCAGTTCGCCGACTGGAAGGTCGACGCGATCAAGGTCGACTTCCTGTGCGGGATCGGCGCGAAGCTCGATCCCGGGCCCGCGTTCAAGGAGTTCGGCGACGCCGTCGCCAAGTCCGGCCGCAGGATGCTGCTCAACCTGTGCAACCCGCTCACCGACGACTGGGGCCTGCCGCACACACCCGAGCAGGACGCGCACAACACCTACGCCTACGCCCCGACCATCGCGGACTCCTGGCGCACCGGCACGGACATCGCCTGGGGCACCCCGAGCCCCGGCCAGTGGCCCAACGTGCTGCGCAACATGGACGCCAACGCCTGGCACCCCGAGGCTCAGGGGCCCGGCCACTACAACGACCCCGACTACCTCATCCCGATGCGCCGCATGGCCGACGGGTCGTACGAGCTGACGCAGGAGGAGTCCACCACCCAGTTCGTGATGTGGGCCGAGATGGCCTCGCCGCTCGTCCTCGGCTCCGACCCGCGCACCCTGTCCGAGTCGATGATCAGGACCCTGCGCAACCCCGAGATCATCGCCGTGAACCAGGACCCGCTCGCCATCCAGGGCGTCCGCGTGGCCACCGACTCCGTCGGCGACGTCTACAGCAAGGTCCTCTCGGGGCAGGGCCGCCGCGCGGTCGTCCTGCTCAACCGCTCCGACCAACCGGTCGAGCGCATCGTGAACTTCGCCGACGCGGCGCTGGGCGGTGCGGTCGAGGTGCGCGACCTGCGGGCGCGCGCCGATCGCGGCACGCACACCGGGTCGTACACCGTCGAGGTCCCCGCCCACGGCACCGCGTTCCTGAAGCTGACCGGCGCGGACGCCCTGCCCGGCGCGAACCTGGGTGAGAAGGCCACTGCGAGCCCGGCCGTGGTGCGCTCCGGCGACACGCTCAGCACCTTCTTCCGCGGACCCCGCGGAAACCTCGTGCAGCACTCGGCGTCGATGAACGGCAGCGGAACGCCGCGTACGAGGGACCTCGCAGGCCCGGTCAGGGGCGGGATCCTCGGCCAGCCCGCCGCCTACGCGTCCTCCGGTGGCCGTATCGACGTGTTCGTGCGCGGCGCCGACTCCCGTGTGTACCGGCGGGTGTTCGCCGACGGACGGTGGGGCGGCTGGCAGAGCCTGGGCGGGCGGGTGACCGACGCGCCGTCGGTGGCGTTCACCGACCCCACGCACTGGACCCTCGTCGCGCGCGGGGCGGACGGGCGGATCGTCCAGCGCGGGCCGGCTTCCGGCTGGTCGTCGCTCGGTGCGCCGGGTGACCGGCCGACGTACGGCAGGCCGTCCGCCGTCGTCGACGCGCAAGGGCGGGTCCATGTCGTCGCGCGGACCTCGGCGGACGACGTGTGGACGCGGACGCGGGACGCCTCGGGGGAGTGGTCGCAGTGGACCTCGCTCGGCGGGACCGTGAGCGGCAGTCCGACGCTCGTCGCCGTGGGGGACGCCGTGGTCCTGTACGCGCGGGCCGGTGACTACACGCTCTGGCAGCGCCGCTACGACGGTGCGGCCTGGCAGGGCTGGTCGAAGCGGGA
- a CDS encoding discoidin domain-containing protein, translating to MPDQPAAPPRRAVLTAGSTLLAGFGMGMSLPPGAAAAGTGHPRRTPARGELAVYRPVSVSSTDYAPTPAEFAVDGLDGTRVRGTGWRAAGGDPQWICLDLQALCEMESLRLTFEATVDDPPYVDAPGGNPRDNTTGQEILSSCAVGFVIETSRDRQTWTSVYRTDSGRGGVVEIALPRPVSARWVRMTVHKRSNANPLGLNGLQVYGSGGPGCRWRSPTRTARATATASPPAYATAARRSPR from the coding sequence ATGCCGGATCAGCCTGCTGCGCCGCCCCGCCGTGCCGTCCTCACCGCCGGGTCCACCCTTCTCGCGGGCTTCGGGATGGGCATGAGTCTGCCGCCCGGCGCCGCCGCGGCCGGAACCGGCCACCCGCGTCGGACTCCCGCCCGCGGCGAACTCGCCGTCTACCGACCGGTGTCGGTCTCCTCCACCGACTACGCCCCCACGCCGGCCGAGTTCGCGGTGGACGGCCTCGACGGCACGAGGGTGCGCGGGACGGGCTGGCGTGCAGCAGGCGGTGACCCGCAGTGGATCTGCCTCGACCTCCAGGCGCTGTGCGAGATGGAGTCGCTGCGGCTCACCTTCGAGGCGACCGTGGACGATCCGCCGTACGTCGACGCGCCCGGGGGCAACCCGCGGGACAACACCACCGGGCAGGAGATCCTGTCCAGTTGCGCGGTCGGTTTTGTGATCGAGACCTCGCGCGACCGGCAGACGTGGACGTCCGTGTACCGCACCGATTCCGGCCGGGGCGGCGTCGTGGAGATCGCACTGCCCCGGCCCGTCAGCGCGCGGTGGGTGCGCATGACCGTCCACAAGCGCTCCAACGCCAACCCCCTGGGCCTCAACGGCCTCCAGGTGTACGGGTCGGGCGGACCAGGGTGTCGGTGGAGATCACCGACACGGACCGCTCGGGCGACCGCCACGGCCTCACCGCCCGCGTACGCAACCGCGGCGCGACGGTCGCCGCGATGA
- the mgrA gene encoding L-glyceraldehyde 3-phosphate reductase codes for MNHVADPERYNGTMRYRRTGRSGLDLPVLSLGYWHNFGDDRPFEAQREIALRAFDLGITHHDLANNYGPPYGAAEINFGRLMKQDLAPYRDELVVSTKAGWDMWPGPYGQGGGSRKYVLASLDQSLRRTGLEYVDIFYSHRLDASTPLEETMGALDTAVRQGKALYVGISSYDAERSRQAAAILRELGTPLLIHQPSYSMLNRWIENEGLLEAAGQEGFGVIGFTALAQGLLTGRYLDGVPADSRATQGKSFDETWLSEDMLSRLRALNDIAGRRGQSLAQMALAWALRDERVTSLVIGASRTEQLEQNVAALENLDFSDEELAEIDKYATDGGVDLWQDARTGNLG; via the coding sequence ATGAACCACGTCGCGGATCCCGAGCGCTACAACGGCACCATGCGATACCGGCGCACCGGACGCTCAGGACTCGACCTCCCCGTGCTGTCCCTGGGGTACTGGCACAACTTCGGTGACGACCGGCCCTTCGAGGCCCAGCGCGAGATCGCCCTGCGCGCCTTCGACCTCGGCATCACCCACCACGACCTCGCGAACAACTACGGTCCGCCCTACGGCGCCGCGGAGATCAACTTCGGCCGGCTGATGAAGCAGGACCTCGCGCCCTACCGGGACGAGCTGGTGGTCTCCACCAAGGCCGGCTGGGACATGTGGCCCGGTCCGTACGGCCAGGGCGGCGGCTCGCGCAAGTACGTGCTCGCCTCGCTCGACCAGTCCCTGCGGCGGACGGGGCTGGAGTACGTCGACATCTTCTACTCCCACCGGCTCGACGCGAGCACGCCGCTGGAGGAGACGATGGGGGCGCTCGACACGGCCGTCCGCCAGGGCAAGGCCCTGTACGTCGGCATCTCCTCCTACGACGCCGAGCGCTCCCGGCAGGCGGCCGCCATCCTCCGGGAGCTGGGCACACCGCTGCTCATCCACCAGCCGTCGTACAGCATGCTCAACCGCTGGATCGAGAACGAGGGCCTGCTGGAGGCCGCCGGGCAGGAGGGCTTCGGCGTCATCGGCTTCACCGCGCTCGCCCAGGGGCTGCTGACCGGGCGCTACCTCGACGGCGTCCCCGCCGACTCGCGCGCCACGCAGGGCAAGTCGTTCGACGAGACGTGGCTGTCGGAGGACATGCTGAGCAGGCTGCGTGCGCTGAACGACATCGCGGGCCGCCGCGGCCAGAGCCTCGCCCAGATGGCGCTCGCCTGGGCCCTGCGCGACGAACGTGTCACCTCGCTGGTCATCGGCGCATCCCGCACCGAGCAGCTGGAGCAGAACGTGGCCGCGCTGGAGAACCTCGACTTCAGCGACGAGGAACTTGCCGAGATCGACAAGTACGCCACCGACGGCGGCGTCGACCTGTGGCAGGACGCGCGGACCGGAAACCTCGGCTGA
- a CDS encoding antibiotic biosynthesis monooxygenase family protein produces MSVVKINVLTVPAEQRETLEKRFASRAHAVENSDGFEWFELLRPVEGTDTYLVYTRWRDEESFQAWMEGPMKSAHQGGGQEGAERPKPAASGSTLWSFEVVQQAGPKGE; encoded by the coding sequence ATGAGCGTAGTCAAGATCAACGTACTGACCGTGCCCGCCGAGCAGCGCGAGACGCTGGAGAAGCGCTTCGCCTCCCGTGCCCACGCCGTGGAGAACTCGGACGGGTTCGAGTGGTTCGAACTCCTGCGGCCGGTCGAGGGCACCGACACGTACCTCGTGTACACGCGCTGGCGCGACGAGGAGTCCTTCCAGGCCTGGATGGAGGGCCCCATGAAGTCGGCCCACCAGGGCGGCGGCCAGGAAGGCGCCGAGCGCCCGAAGCCGGCGGCCAGCGGGTCCACGCTGTGGTCCTTCGAGGTCGTGCAGCAGGCGGGCCCGAAGGGCGAGTAA
- a CDS encoding carbamoyltransferase family protein, with product MTAKNTPTPAPAGPVVLGISAHFHDSAAALLVDGRLVAASHEERYTRRKQDPDLPLAAVRDCLDQAGLRITDVDCVAYYEDPAKKLHRQLWTGLPAFPDSSASALYRLDADRPLREIRDLLGWEGRVEFVDHHLSHAASAYYFSGFDDSAVLTVDAVGEWATTSWGVGRGASLELSEQVEFPHSLGLLYSAVTGYLGFEVNEGEYKVMGLAPYGEPRFRDEIGRLIHITEDGSFRLDLDYFDFTSPDGMLGERFTSLIGVPPRVPESEIEKVHHDLARSIQVVTEETLLRMVDKAHRMSGSENLCMAGGVALNVVAVRRIVEEGPFARVFVQPAAGDAGGSLGCAAVAHQRLTGQRPRQDRLTSVLLGSGTDSDGIARLLGAQADQPFADFRGDEAGLLDAVAGRLADGKVIGWYHGREEFGPRSLGGRSILADPRGDDTRDRINASVKMREAFRPFAPAVLAEHAHEHFRLDHESPFMLETCEVVSPLSLPAITHVDKSARVQTVTEGTNGRFYRLIRTFADRTGCPLLLNTSFNLRGEPIVHTPVDALLCFLRSDIDCLVLDDFVLDREALPQSWVTWFKGTRPPRRSRVSDSVYTLL from the coding sequence ATGACGGCGAAGAACACGCCTACCCCGGCGCCCGCCGGACCCGTGGTCCTCGGGATCTCGGCCCACTTCCACGACTCGGCGGCGGCGCTGCTGGTCGACGGCAGGCTCGTGGCCGCGTCCCACGAGGAGCGCTACACCCGGCGCAAGCAGGATCCCGACCTGCCGCTCGCCGCTGTGCGCGACTGCCTGGACCAAGCCGGTCTGCGCATCACCGACGTGGACTGCGTGGCCTACTACGAGGACCCGGCTAAGAAGCTCCACCGCCAGCTGTGGACCGGGCTGCCGGCCTTCCCGGACAGCAGCGCGAGCGCCCTTTACCGCCTCGACGCCGACCGGCCGCTGCGGGAGATCCGGGACCTGCTCGGCTGGGAGGGCCGCGTCGAGTTCGTCGACCACCACCTCTCCCACGCCGCGAGCGCATACTACTTCTCCGGTTTCGACGACAGCGCCGTGCTGACGGTCGACGCGGTCGGCGAGTGGGCCACCACCAGCTGGGGGGTCGGCCGGGGCGCGTCGCTCGAACTGAGCGAGCAGGTCGAGTTCCCTCACTCCCTGGGCCTCCTCTACAGCGCGGTCACCGGCTACCTCGGCTTCGAGGTGAACGAGGGCGAGTACAAGGTGATGGGGCTCGCCCCCTACGGCGAACCGCGGTTCCGGGACGAGATCGGCCGGCTGATCCATATCACCGAGGACGGGTCGTTCCGGCTCGACCTGGACTACTTCGACTTCACCAGCCCGGACGGCATGCTCGGTGAGCGCTTCACGTCCCTGATCGGCGTGCCGCCGCGGGTACCGGAGTCGGAGATCGAGAAGGTCCACCACGACCTCGCGCGCAGCATCCAGGTGGTGACCGAGGAGACCCTGCTGCGCATGGTCGACAAGGCCCACCGCATGTCGGGCAGCGAGAACCTGTGCATGGCCGGAGGCGTAGCCCTCAACGTCGTCGCCGTGCGCCGCATCGTCGAGGAGGGCCCCTTCGCCAGGGTGTTCGTGCAGCCGGCCGCCGGCGACGCGGGCGGCAGCCTCGGGTGCGCGGCGGTGGCCCACCAGCGCCTGACCGGGCAGCGGCCCCGCCAGGACCGGCTGACCTCGGTGCTCCTCGGCTCCGGCACGGACTCCGACGGTATCGCCCGGCTGCTCGGCGCGCAGGCCGACCAGCCCTTCGCGGACTTCCGCGGGGACGAGGCAGGTCTGCTCGACGCCGTCGCGGGGCGACTGGCCGACGGCAAGGTAATCGGCTGGTACCACGGCCGGGAGGAGTTCGGGCCGCGTTCCCTCGGCGGACGGTCGATCCTGGCCGACCCACGGGGCGACGACACGCGGGACCGGATCAACGCCTCGGTCAAGATGCGCGAGGCGTTCCGGCCGTTCGCCCCCGCCGTGCTGGCCGAGCACGCGCACGAGCACTTCCGGCTCGACCACGAGTCGCCGTTCATGCTGGAGACCTGCGAGGTCGTGTCGCCGCTGTCACTGCCGGCTATCACCCACGTGGACAAGTCGGCCCGGGTCCAGACCGTCACCGAGGGAACGAACGGGCGCTTCTACCGCCTCATCCGGACGTTCGCCGACCGAACGGGCTGCCCGCTGCTCCTGAACACCTCGTTCAACCTCCGAGGAGAGCCGATCGTCCACACCCCCGTCGACGCCCTGCTCTGCTTCCTGAGGTCGGACATCGACTGCCTGGTGCTCGACGACTTCGTTCTGGACCGCGAAGCCCTCCCGCAGTCCTGGGTGACGTGGTTCAAGGGCACCCGGCCACCGCGCCGGAGCCGGGTGAGCGACAGCGTCTACACCCTGCTTTGA
- a CDS encoding TauD/TfdA family dioxygenase, translated as MSEPAVLPLVVEAGSTTDLVELIEHDRDELRSALDTHGALLFRGFDIDGVDGLQSTVNALSGETLTYTEASSPRTSIQGNVYTSTDHPAEEEIFLHNECSYQDTWPMTLYFYCLRAPQTLGATPLADTRRLYAAIDPAVREEFARRRWSLVRNYHPHFGVPWPEVFGTDSRAEVEAYCKEHGLIPEWTGEDGLRTRVVRDALHRHSRTGEEVWFNHITFFHVTTLPEDVQEGLLALFGEDGLPTNTYYGDGGRIPDDVMDHLRSCYAECRVRFDWQQNDILVVDNMLSGHGREPFTGDRKIAVAMAEPHTAGQGEPR; from the coding sequence ATGTCCGAGCCGGCAGTGCTGCCGCTGGTGGTGGAAGCAGGTTCCACCACCGACCTCGTAGAGCTCATCGAGCACGATCGTGACGAGCTCCGCTCGGCGCTCGACACCCATGGAGCGCTCCTCTTCCGGGGCTTCGACATCGACGGCGTCGACGGACTGCAGTCGACCGTCAACGCGCTGTCCGGGGAGACGCTCACCTACACCGAGGCGTCCTCACCGCGCACCTCGATCCAGGGCAATGTGTACACGTCCACCGACCACCCGGCCGAGGAGGAGATCTTCCTCCACAACGAGTGCTCCTACCAGGACACCTGGCCGATGACGCTGTACTTCTACTGCCTGCGGGCGCCGCAGACGCTGGGAGCGACACCGCTGGCCGACACCCGGCGGCTGTACGCGGCGATCGACCCTGCCGTACGGGAGGAGTTCGCGCGCCGGCGCTGGAGTCTGGTGCGCAACTACCACCCGCACTTCGGCGTCCCGTGGCCCGAGGTGTTCGGAACCGACAGCCGGGCCGAGGTGGAGGCCTACTGCAAGGAGCACGGGCTGATCCCCGAGTGGACCGGCGAGGACGGGCTGCGCACCCGCGTGGTGCGGGACGCGCTGCACCGCCACTCGCGCACCGGCGAGGAGGTGTGGTTCAACCACATCACCTTCTTCCACGTGACCACGCTCCCGGAGGACGTCCAGGAGGGCCTGCTCGCCCTGTTCGGCGAGGACGGCCTCCCCACGAACACGTACTACGGCGACGGCGGACGCATCCCCGACGACGTGATGGACCACCTGCGCAGCTGCTACGCGGAGTGCCGGGTCCGCTTCGACTGGCAGCAGAACGACATCCTCGTGGTGGACAACATGCTGTCCGGCCACGGCCGGGAGCCCTTCACCGGCGACCGGAAGATCGCGGTCGCGATGGCGGAGCCGCACACCGCTGGACAGGGAGAGCCGCGATGA
- a CDS encoding KamA family radical SAM protein, which produces MRGGLRDELQIRAVAAVLPFRANQYVVDELIDWDDVHDDPVFRLVFPQPDMLAADELKTVTDLLREEAGPARLASAVREIRAGLNAHPAGQTDQNVPAWQGQRLSGVQHKYEETLLYFPRQGQTCHAYCTYCFRWAQFVGVPELKMAAEKDDADALAAYLRHHTEITDILVTGGDPLIMRTDNLRRALEPFLAPGMEHIRNIRIGTKALTYWPHRFTDDEDADDLLRLFEEVRDCGRHLAVMAHVTHPRELQPEPVRRAVERIRSTGAVIRTQAPLVRSINDDAGVWREMWTRAVALDAVPYYMFVERDTGPRQYFEVPLVRAWQIYREALSSVTGLARTVRGPSMSATRGKVVVDGVTEVAGQSALALRYLQARDPEVVGRPFFARIDPQATWVTDLRPLSPSDAPFLDQTAGARPEDRVVGQALGPTGVTAPAPDVPHRPV; this is translated from the coding sequence GTGCGGGGCGGACTCCGAGACGAGCTCCAGATACGGGCCGTGGCCGCGGTCCTGCCGTTCCGGGCCAACCAGTATGTGGTCGATGAGCTCATCGACTGGGACGATGTGCACGACGACCCCGTCTTCCGGCTGGTCTTTCCGCAGCCCGACATGCTGGCCGCGGACGAGCTGAAGACCGTGACGGACCTGCTGCGCGAAGAGGCGGGCCCCGCCCGTCTCGCGTCCGCCGTGCGGGAGATCCGCGCGGGGCTGAACGCGCACCCGGCGGGCCAGACGGACCAGAATGTCCCCGCCTGGCAGGGGCAGCGGCTCTCGGGCGTACAGCACAAGTACGAGGAGACGCTGCTCTATTTCCCGCGTCAGGGCCAGACCTGCCACGCGTACTGCACCTACTGCTTCCGCTGGGCACAGTTCGTCGGGGTACCCGAGCTGAAGATGGCCGCGGAGAAGGACGACGCCGACGCGCTCGCCGCCTACCTGCGGCACCACACGGAGATCACCGACATCCTGGTGACCGGCGGCGATCCGCTGATCATGCGCACCGACAACCTGCGGCGCGCGCTGGAGCCCTTCCTCGCCCCGGGGATGGAGCACATCAGGAACATCCGGATCGGCACCAAGGCCCTGACCTACTGGCCGCACCGGTTCACCGACGACGAGGACGCCGACGACCTCCTGCGCCTGTTCGAGGAGGTCCGCGACTGCGGTCGGCACCTCGCGGTGATGGCCCATGTGACGCATCCCCGCGAGCTCCAACCGGAGCCCGTGCGGCGCGCGGTCGAGCGGATCCGGTCGACGGGCGCCGTGATCCGCACCCAGGCGCCCCTGGTCAGGTCGATCAACGACGACGCCGGCGTCTGGCGGGAGATGTGGACGCGCGCCGTCGCCCTCGACGCCGTGCCCTACTACATGTTCGTGGAGCGGGACACAGGCCCGCGCCAGTACTTCGAGGTTCCGCTCGTCCGCGCCTGGCAGATCTACCGGGAGGCGCTGTCGTCCGTGACCGGTCTTGCCCGCACGGTGCGCGGCCCGTCCATGTCCGCCACCCGCGGCAAGGTGGTCGTCGACGGGGTGACGGAGGTCGCGGGACAGTCCGCGCTCGCACTGCGCTATCTGCAGGCCAGGGACCCAGAGGTGGTCGGGCGGCCGTTCTTCGCACGGATCGACCCGCAGGCGACCTGGGTGACGGACCTGCGGCCACTGTCGCCGTCGGACGCGCCCTTCCTGGACCAGACGGCCGGGGCCCGTCCGGAGGATCGGGTCGTCGGACAGGCCCTGGGGCCCACCGGGGTGACGGCGCCCGCCCCGGACGTCCCGCACCGGCCCGTCTGA